CGGCATGCCGGTGGTGCTGGCCCATCCCGGCTCTCCCGCCGCCCAGTCATTCTCCTCATTGGCATCGAGCCTGGCACACCGCTCGCGCGGCCTGTCCGGCCGTTCGCTCGGCCTCAGCCCGGTCTGAGCCCTCCGGACCACGACCGGCTTCGGTCGTGTTGCGATCGGTTCCGCCGCTGACCACCCCGGACCATGTTCGGTTCCGTCGCGGCGACTGGGGATCAGCACCCTTGCGGCGACTCGGGGTCGGCTCCGGCGCGGCGACTCAGGTCGCTTCGGTGTCGAAGGGCGCCGTGGCGGAGCGATCACGCAGAACGGCCTGCGATTGGAACCGTTCGATCGGTGACAGCACATTGGGGCGAACCTCGGCATCACCAGCGCCCTCACCGTCGGCGTCGTTCGCGCCGGTTGGCTGGTCATCTGCGGCAGACGACTGCTCCTGGCGCTTGGATTGGCGGATGGCCGAGTCCTCTTCGACGAGGGCCTCGCGCACGATCCGTCGTGGGTCGTACTGCCGTGGATCGAGCTTCTGCCAGTCGACGTCGTTGAATTCGTCCCCGAAGTCGCGACGCACGGTGTCCTTCGCCCCTTCGGCCATTCGACGCATCTGCCGCACGAGCTCGCGCAGCTTCTGTGCGTATTCGGGCAGGCGTTTGGGCCCGATGACGACCAGTGCCACTACCACCAGGATCAACATCTCGGTGCCGTTGATACCCAACATGGGATCAAGTCTACCGTGGACGGCAGTATGCTCGACTCACGGTCGACACAGGAACCGTCACCGAGCACAGACCGGCAGCTGGGCACGAAGGGGAGTTGGACAGATATGGACGAGATCACCGTCGAACGGGTGCTGCGCATCGTCGAGCTCGTGCCCGAGGCCCGAGTCGTCAGCTACGGCACCGTCGGGCTCGTGGCCTCCCGCTCACCACGCTTTGTCGGACGGGTGATGAAGGAGTTCGGTTCGAACGTCACCTGGTGGAGGGTCGTCAACGCCGCAGGGGTGCTCCCCGAGTCGCTGCTGCCCGCCGCACGCGAACGTTGGGACGATGAGGGCACGCCGCATTCGCACGAGAAGGCGCACAGATCCGCATTCGTCGACGTCGATGAGCTTCAGGCGCTGTGGCAAACCCGCGGAATCGACCCGGAGTGCCGTTAGACTTGAGACCACATGTCAGCCGAAAGCGAGGGTCGTTTGTCACGTGAGAATGCAGGTGATCTCACCTTCTCCGAGCAGTACAACGGGCCCGATCCGCTCTTGGATGCGGCGCGAGCGCTGTCGCATGAGAACGGCTTGGCCCCGGTGTCGCAGACGACCGCGGCGACGCTGACCCTCCTGGCTCGGGTGCTCAGCCCCGTCGCCGCGGTCGAAGTCGGCACCGGTGCCGGGACCGCGACGCTGGCGCTGCTGCGAGGAATGCCCACAGCGGGGATCCTGACTTCGATCGACACGAATTCCACGGCTCAGGCAGCTGCCCGTGACCTCATCGACATGGCCGGGATCCGTCACAGTCGCCTGCGTCTGATGAACGGACGCGCCGAGGACGTTCTCCAACGCCTGGCGCCGAGTGCCTATGACATGGTGTTCATCGATTCGGAGCCGACGAACCTCGAACGCATGATCGAACCGGCGCTGCGTCTGTTGGACACACACGGTCTGCTCGTCATCCATCAGACCCTGCTCAAGGGCGGCGTGGCCGATCCCGTCGATCGTTCCCCGCGGACGCAGGCCGCGCGCGGAATGCTCAACCGACTCGCCGGTCAGGACCGTCTCGAACGAGTCCTCCTGCCCATCGGCCAAGGTCTGTTGCTGCTGCAGAAGACTCAGCGCTGAGCCTTCTGCCGAAGCAGAAACAGCCCGTCTGCTGATGCAGAAACAGCAGAGACTCTGCGAAGTCTCTGCTGTCTGTTCAGCTGGCCTGTCTGTTCAGCTGGCCGTGCTCGTCCCACGTCCCAGGCCGTTCGTTCGGCGGCGAAGTTCGGCTGCGCTCAGAGGCCCAGCGTCTGTGCCAAGGTGTCGTGCAGGTCGGTGGCTTCGTCACTGCTGAGTTCGATCACGAGACGGCCTCCGCCCTCGACTGGAAGCCGCATCACCATGCCTCGACCTTCTTTGGTCACTTCCAGAGGTCCATCGCCGGTGCGGGGTTTCTGGGCTGCCATGTGGGCTCTTCCTTCCGTTGATTCTGCAAAGACGGTTCACGTTCGATGGACCGACAGTTGTACCTGCGATTATTCCACGATCCGGTCACCGACGGGTAACCCGACCGGAAACCGACGACTAGGGTGGCAGATCGGCCGGTGGTGTGAAGTGCCACAGGTAGGCGATCCACACGATCTGGAGCAGGATGAATGCGCACAGCAGCACCGCCCGGTATCCGCGCGACCGAACCAAGGACAAGGTCAGCGCCATCGGGAACAACGGCAGCAGCAGTCGCAGCGTCGACGTCTGCGGGGTGAAGAAGATCAGCAGGTAGATCCCGTAGGCCAGGCAGAAGTGCTGCAAGGTCCGCCCCATCCTGGCCCCTGCCGGGGAGAAGATGAGCGCGAGCATTCCGGCGATGACGAGCAGGAGGACCAGCGGCCCCAGCGGCCCGAGCAGACTGTTCGCCTGGGCCACCCACTGCACGACGTAGGTCGACTCGCCCGTGTGCCAGGCCGCCTCGGTGTCGGTGTACGCGGTGATCGATCCCGTCACCAGCCACGCATGGGCGGGGTGGACCAATGCCGCGGCGCACGACAGAACACCCAAGGTCCACGAACGGACCACCTCGGCGCCGGGATACGGATCATGCCTGCGGGAGAGGAACCGGTCGATGAGGTGAAGCAGCATGAAGAAGGCGAAGGCGACGCCGATGGGCCGCGACAGATCCATGAGGAACACGACGGGGATCGCCATCAGATAGCGACGCTCGACCAGAAGGAAGAGGGCCGTGGCCTGGAGCAGCAGCGTCAGGGACTCCGCGTACCCGGTGGAGAAGATCGCAGCCGGCGGGAAGAACATGACCAGCGCCAGTCCGGTCAGGGCCTGCCCCGGTTCCGTGTACTTGCGGAACAGCGCCAGGATGACGATGGCGGCCAGACCTGCCGCAACAGTCGATACGAGCGGCGAGATCACCTCATAGCTCAGCCCGGTCACACTCGACAGATTGCCCACGACGGCCGGATGCAGCGGGTAGAACGCCCACTGATTCTCCGTCACCGCCCCCGCCTCATCGACCGGGAGCATGCTCGGATATCCCTCTTCTGCGACGCGTCCGTACCAGCCTCCGTCCCAGAAGTTGAGGAAGTCGTTGAGGGTGGTGGTGACCGGGCTCGAGGACCAGTTGGCCGGGTCCTGGCGTTTGAGGACGGCGGCGAAGATGGAGATGCTCACGACCCGTGAGGCGAAGTACACGGCGATGGCCTGCACCCATACGGGCAGGGTGAGGAACAGCGCTGCCCAACGGGAGGCTCTGGAGGAGTTGAAGACTTCTGGGGCGAGGACGATTCCGGGGAGGTCGCGGGTTCTGCTCATCGCTGCCTGTGTGCGGCTTCCAACTCGTGGATGCGGGTGCGCAGGCGTGCGAGTGTCCCATCGACGTCGTCCATGCGATAGCCGCGCAGCGCCGGTCGGAAGGAGAGTCCGTCGAGGTCCTCGGCGGTGAAGTTCTCGGGCAGCGGGTCCCAGCCGGCTTCGGTCTCCTCGGCGGACTCGGCGGAGAAGACGTTGAAGGTCGCCGCCAGCACGATCACGAGCACGAAGATCGCCGCGGCGACTCCGATCACAATCCACAATGGCATAGCGTCATTTTCTCACAGTGGACCGGCCCGCTCAGCGCAGGCCGCGCACGGTGTGTTTGGGTGCTGCGTCACCGGTGATCGCCAGGGCCACGTCGATCGCGTCCGCGGTCGCCCTCACATCGTGGGTGCGGATCATCGCCGCGCCTTTCGCCACGGACAGCGCCGTGGCGGCGATCGTGCCGCTGAGCCGCTCGTCCGGTGCCACATCGCCGATGGCCTCTCCGACGAAGTCCTTCCGAGAGATGGCCAGCAGCACCCGGAAGCCGGTCTGGACGAAGGCTTCGAGTCCGCGCAGCAGCCGCAGCGACTGGTAGGAGTTCTTGCCGAAGTCGGGTGTCGGGTCGATGATGATCTTCTCGGCCGCGACACCGGCGTTCCGTGCGGCCTCTGCCAGTCCGATGACTCCTTCCAGGGTTCGGTCGACGACTTCTCCAGCGCTCAGGCCGTAGCGGTTGCGGTGGGCGTCGGTACGCGGGGGGAGACCCCCCGTGTGCGAGCAGACGATGCCCGCGTCGTGACCGGCAGCGACGCGGGCCAGTTCGGGGTCGACCCCGGCCCAGGTGTCGTTGAGCATGCCCGCACCGGCCGCGCACGCCGCCTCGGCGACCTCATGACGCCAGGTGTCGACGCTGATCAGCACGTCTGGATGACTGCGCGCGACGGCTTCGATGACGGGGCAGACACGGTCGATCTCCTCGGCGATGGAGATGTCCCGACCCCGTCCGGCCCGCACACCGCCGATGTCGACGATGTTCGCGCCCTCGTCGACCGCGGTCTCGACGGCGGCGATGGCCTGTTCTGCGGTCACCGCCGATTCGTAGAAGGAGTCCGTGGTCCGATTGACCACGGCCATGATCGCCGGGTTCCCGGGTCGGGCGTGTGCCAGTGTGAAACCGCCCAGGTCGGGCTGCGGCTGTGCTGCGTCCCTCACTTCAGCCCACCCTCCTCATCGGCGTCGACCGCGGTGCTGATGATGTCGACGACCTCGTCGATGTCATCGGTGAGGGTGAATAGACTCATATCCCGCTCGCTGATGGTGCCTTCGGCGAGCAGGGTCGTCGTCATCCAGTCGATGAGGCCCTGCCAGTAGGCGGTGCCGAAGAGGATGATCGGGAAGGATGTGACCTTGCCGGTCTGGACCATCGTGAGGGCTTCGAAGAACTCGTCGAGGGTGCCCAGACCGCCGGGCATGACCACGAAGCCGCGCGAGTATTTGAGGAACATCGTCTTGCGCACGAAGAAGTAGCGGAAGTTCACGCCGAGTTCGACATGGTCGTTGAGACCGGATTCGAAGGGCAGCTCGATGCCGAGCCCGATCGACACTCCCCCGGCCTCACCGGCACCCAGGTTGCCGGCTTCCATGATGCCCGGACCGCCGCCGGTGATGATCGCATTGCCGGCATCGACGAGGCGCCGCGAGATCTCACAGGCATCCCGGTATCCCTGAGTGTGGGCGCCCAGTCGAGCGGAGCCGAACATCGCCACTGCCGGGCCGATCGTCGCCAGCGAATCGAAGCCTTCGATGAATTCGGCTTGGATCCGCAGCACGCGCCACGGGTCCTGATGAACCCAGTCGGAGGTTCCCCGGGAGTCCAGCAGACGCTGGTCGGTGGTCGTCGACGGCACCTGTGACCCGCGCAGGCGCAGGGGTCCCTTGCTGTAGAAGTCCGTCTCAGCACTCTGATCATCGTGGGGCATGCTTCTCACTGCCCCTCGAGGTAGCTGTGCAGTGCCGAAGTGGCCCATTCGACTTCGGTGACCCGGACATGCTCGTCCGACTTGTGGGCGTAGAGGGGGTTGCCCGGACCGAAGTTCACGGCAGGGACCCCCAGGGCGCTGAATCGGGAGACATCGGTCCAACCCAACTTCGGCGCCGGCGAAAGTCCGAGTGTGTCGATGAAGTCCTGGGCGATGGCTCGGTCCAGACCGGGTCTGGCCCCTTCTGCGGCATCGGTGACGACGACGTCGAAGCCGGAGAAGAATTCCCGGAGGAACCCTTCTGCCTCGGCGGCGGATCTGGTCGGGGCGAAGCGGTAGTTCACGGCCACGGTGCATGCGTCGGGTACGACATTGCCGGCGACCCCGCCGGTGATCGACACGGCCGACAGCGACTCCCGGTAGTCGAGGCCGTCGACGCTCACGGTGCCGGTTTCGTGCTCGGCCAGACGGCGGAGCACCTCGGCGGCGGAATGGATCGCGTTGACTCCCATGAACGCCCGTGCCGAGTGGGCGCGGACCCCGGTCGTCGAGACGTCGACGCGGATGGTGCCGTTGCATCCGCCCTCGACGGAGGCATTCGATGGTTCGCCGAGGATGGCGAAGTCGCCGCTGAGCCAGTCGGGATGGCTGCAGGCGACGCGGCCGAGGCCGTTGAGTGAGGCGTCGACCTCCTCGTGGTCGTAGAAGACCCAGGTGACGTCGCGGTTGGGTTCGCGCACGGCCGCCGCGGTGACCAGCGCCATCGCGACCCCTGCCTTCATATCGCAGGCTCCCCGGCCCCAGATGACCTGCTCGTCCGTGTAGTCGTCACCGGTGAGGTGTGTGCGTCGAGGCGGAAGATTGTCCTCGACCGGGACTGTGTCCAGGTGGCCGGCGACGACGATGCGTTCGGCATGCCCCAGCTGGGTACGGGCCACGATCGTGTCTGCGTCCCTGAGGATCTCGAGGTCGGGGCCGGGCCCGCCGCTGATCCGGTCCAGCACCTCGGCGACGGCGTCGGTGATCGTTCTCTCATTGCCCGAAACCGACTCGATCGCGCAGAGACGGCCCGTGAGCTCGGCCGTGTCGTCGAGGGCCTCGAACAGGTAATCGGCGAGGTCACCCGTGGGGGTGAATTCGGAATCGGTCTCAGCAGATGGATCGGCAGTCATACCGCTTAGCCTAGTACTGCCGCCACCGACTAGTCTTGGTGGCATGACAGAACGCATAGTTTCCGCACGTGGCTTGGCCACCGTCCACACCGACACGGTCCTCGCCGTCTGGTATCCGACCCTGAGCACAGGCGAGACCCATGATGCCGCAGAGGCGGCCGCCACCTCGCTGGCCCACAAAGACGGCCTCGATGCCCTCGTCGGCCCCGACGAGGCGCGAGGCACAAATGCCCAGGTCGTGACCACGACGATCGACCTCGACGCCGGTCCCGCCTCGGCGGCCGATGCCTACCTGCGTCTGCACGCGCTCTCCCACCGTGTGGTCGCCCCCAACGACGTCAACCTCGACGGAATCTTCGGTCACCTCGCCAACATCGTGTGGACCTCGGCCGGCGCCTGCTCCCCCGAGGACTTCGAAGCGACCCGGGCACGGCTGCTGGCCTCCGGCTCGGTCGCCGTCTACGGCCTCGACAAATTCCCTCGCATGACCGACTTCGTCATCCCCGCCGGTGTGCGCATCGCCGACGCGGACCGGGTCCGCCTCGGCGCCCACCTCGCCGCGGGCACGACCGTCATGCACGAAGGATTCGTCAACTTCAACGCCGGCACACTCGGATCGGCGATGATCGAGGGACGCATCTCCCAGGGCGTCGTCGTCGGCGACGGCTCCGACATCGGCGGAGGTGCCTCGATCATGGGCACCCTCTCCGGCGGCGGAACGCACCGCATCTCGATCGGCAACGGCAGCCTGCTGGGCGCGAATTCGGGAGTGGGCATCTCCATCGGCGACGACTGCATCGTCGAGGCCGGTCTCTACATCACCGCCGGCACCCGCATCAGCGTCCCCGGCGAGGAAGAGACTGTCGTCAAGGCCTCCGAACTCAGCGGACAGAACAACATCCTGTTCCGCCGCAACTCGGTCACCGGCGCCGTCGAGGCGATCTCACGCTCGTCCAAGGGCATCGAGCTCAACCCCGATCTGCACTGAGCGTCGGGCGGCACTCAACGTCGGTTGGCGCTGAGCTGCAGCCGGTACTGAGCTGCGGCCGGTACTGAGTCCCGGGCGGCACTGGACGTCAGGCGGCACTGGACGTCAGGCGGCGCTGAGTGTCCGCACTGAGTGACGATCGGCTGAGTGGCGGTCGACTGAGCTTGCCATCAAATGCCACAAGAGGGCGCGTCCCCGAAAGAGGACGCGCCCTCGTTGTGTCGCAGCGTCTGAACGCCCCGGATGGCCCGCTTGAGAGTGGGAATGGTCAGCGGGTGCGAGATGGTCTGCTGGAACCCGCGGTCCGGGCTGAGATGAAAATACGTCCTACACTCAGCACTGCTTCATCCCGTTGCAGAACGGTGATTAGCAGCTGCGTGTAGGGCGTATTTTGTAAGTATAGGACGTATCGCCGACGGTGCGAGTTGCGGCCAACGGTGCCGGTTACGGCCCGGCTGTGCGAGTTGCGGCCAACGGTGCCGGTCGCGACCCAGCGGTGCCGGCCACGGCTCGGCTGCGCGAGTTGCAGTCAGCGGAGCGAGTTACGACCCGGCTATCCGATCAGCGGTTGTCGATGTCCGTGTAGTCGCGCGAGTGTGCGCCCGTGTAGATCTGGCGCGGACGGCCGATCCTCGTCTCCGGGTCGTTGATCATCTCGCGCCACTGGGCGATCCAACCGGGCAGGCGTCCGACCGAGAAGAGCACCGTGAACATGTTCGTGGGGAATCCGAGGGCCTTGTAGATCAGACCCGTGTAGAAGTCCACGTTCGGGTAGAGCTTGCGCTCGACGAAGTAGTCGTCCGCCAGAGCGATCTCCTCGAGCTTCTGAGCGACCTCGAGCAGCGGGTCGCCGCCGGAGCGGGCCAGGACCTCGTCGGCGGTCTTTTTGATGATCTTCGCTCGAGGGTCGTAGTTCTTGTACACGCGGTGGCCGAAGCCCATGAGACGGACGCCGTCCTCTTTGTTCTTCACGCGCTCCATGAACTTCTCCGGTCCGTCGTCGGAGGCGGAGATTCCCTGCAGCATCTCGAGGACGGCGGAGTTCGCACCGCCGTGCAGCGGTCCGGCCAGGGCGTTGACGCCGGCGGAGATCGACTGGAAGAGATTGGCCTGCGATGAGCCGACGAGGCGGACCGTCGAAGTCGAGCAGTTCTGTTCGTGATCTGCGTGGAGGATGAAGAGCTGGTCCATGGCCCTGACCGCCAACGGGTCCGGCTCGTACTCCTCTGCGGGAACGCCGAAGTTCACTCGCAGGAAGTTCTCGACCAGGCTCAGGGAGTTGTCGGGGTGGATGACGGGCAGTCCCATGTTCTTGCGATGGGCCAGAGCAGCGATCGTCGGCATCTTCGCAAGCAGACGGAACGTCGAGGTGTCGACCTGACCTTCGTCAAAGACATCGAGGTCATCTTGGTAGAAAGTCGACAAAGCGGCGACCGCGGCTGCCACCATGGGCATCGGATGCGCATCGTAGGGGAACGCCCGGAAGAAGCGCCGCAGGTCCTCATGGACGATGGTGTGTCCGCGCAGTCGGGCGTCGAATGCGTCGTACTGCTCCTGGGTCGGCAATTCACCGTGGATGAGGAGGTAGCTGACTTCGACGAAGTTGGAATGTTCGGCGAGCTGCTCGATGGGGTACCCGCGATACTGCAGGACGCCCGCGTCGCCGTCGATGTAGGTGATCGCCGAGGAGCTCGATGCCGTATTGGCGAATCCCGGGTCGTAGGTCACGGCGCCGGTCTCATTCAGCAGAGAGCCGATGCGATATCCGTTGTTGCCCGCGGACGAAGGCACCTCGGGCAGTGACAGCTCCGTGTCCGCGATCCGCAGACTCGCATCCGATGGCATATGTTCTCCTCAGCCTTTACCCACCCCAAGAACTTCCTGAGGCGTCTTGCACAATTCCCTCAAAGACTACCGATAACTCACAGATTCAGAAAATCACAGCAGCCTGCACATACTGCACGGTAATGTGTCCGAACCGCCTGCTCTGAGTGCTCAGACGGCCGCGTCGTGGAGCCGTTCCGCTGCCGCTGCGATGCGCCCGTCGTCGGCGGTGAGTGCAATGCGAATGTGGTCGGTGGCCGCCTCACCATAGAACTCGCCGGGACCAGCGATGATGCCCAGCTCGGCCAGCTGCGACAGCGACTGCCAGCAGTTGACGTCCGCGCTCGACCACAGATAGAGTCCCGCGCTCGAGTGGTCGATGCGGAATCCGTAGGCTTCGAGTCCTTCACGCAGCAGTTCCCTACGGGAGCGGTAGCGTTCCTTCTGCTCGAATATGTGGGCAGTGTCACGCAGTCCGGCGATCATCGCAGCTTGAATCGGGAACGGAACGATCATGCCCGCATGCTTGCGCGAACGTGTGAGGTCGCCGATGAGCTGCCTGTCGCCGGTGACGAACGCCGCGCGATAGCCGGCGAGGTTCGACTGCTTCGACATCGAATACACGCTGAGCACACCACTGTGGTCTCCGCCGGTGGCGTTGAGGATGCTCGGCGCCGGGGCATCGGAGGCCCAGTTGAGCAGGCCGTAGCATTCGTCGGAGGCGAGAACGACTCCCTCCGCCCTGGTGCGACGAACGACCTCGGCGAGGGTGTCGGTGTCGAGGACCTCGCCCGTGGGGTTGCCGGGGGTGTTGATCCACAGCAGACCGATCCCATCGAGGGAAGCTCCGGCGGCGACGTCGGCGGCGTCGATGCGTCGGCACTCGACGCCGGCGATCGTGGCACCCATCTCGTAGGTCGGGTAGGCCGCAGACGGGCAGGCCACGGCAAGCTCGGCCCGGCGCAGGCCGAGCAGGGTGGGCAGCCACGCGACCATTTCCTTCGACCCGATCGTGGGCAGCACCTCGGCGGACGGATCGAGGACGACCCCGTGCCAGCTCCGGTACCACCAGGCGATCGCCTCTCGCAGCTCATCTGTGCCTGCAGTCGACGGGTAGCCGTGGGCGTCGCCGGCGGCTGCCAGCGCAGACCGGATCACCTGTGGCGTGGGGTCGACCGGGGTGCCGATGGACAGGTCACAGACTCCGTCGGGGTGCTCCGCGGCCCGGTTCCGAACTTCGGTGAGCCGGTCCCAGGGGTAGTCGGGCAGGTTGAGGCCGAGGCGAACAGACATGGATCAGTCGTGCTGCTGCGGAGGCAGGGCGGCGATGATCGGGTGGTCACGGCCGGTGTTACCCAGCTTTGCGGCACCGCCGGGCGAGCCGAGCTCATCGAAGAACTCGACGTTCGCCTTGTAGTACTCCTCCCACTCCTCGGGAGTGTCGTCCTCGTAGAAGATCGCCTCGACCGGACAGACGGGCTCGCAGGCGCCGCAGTCGACGCATTCGTCCGGGTGGATGTAGAGGCTCCGCTCGCCCTCGTAGATGCAGTCGACCGGACATTCGTCGATGCAGGCCTTGTCCTTCAGATCGACGCAAGGCTGGGCAATGATGTACGTCACGAGTTCGACTCCTATTAAGACTCAACGAGATTGCACGTATCTACCCTAAGACTACGCCTTATGCCGTCGCGGGGTCCCACCCGCTGGAGGTGATCCCGGACTCAGGATGGTGTCCTCGCTCACACCTTCCGCGGGAGTGCTGCTGCCTGGATTAGGGTGGAGGCTGAAGGACCCGAGATGTTTCAGCGGAAGGCCACAAGTGAACGATCTGCAGCCCGGCAAGAGAGTGGTCGTACGATATTCGCTCGCACCCGGTGACACGCACTCGACTTCGGACGCCCTCGGCGTCGTCAACAGCGCCGACGAGTCCTTGGTGGAGATCGGCACCAAACGCGGACCGATACGCATCCCTCGCGACCAGATCATGCTCGTCCACGAGGTCCCTCCGGCGCCGACCAGATCGGGTCGGACACACGAAATCGTCTCCGCGCTCGATCTGCGCAGGATCTCGGCCGCTGCCTGGCTGCCCGAGGACATCTCCTGGCTGCATGTGGAGAATCTGCGCAACGAGAGCGCCGATAGTGATGAGGATCTGAGTCTGCTGCAGAAGGGCTGGCTGTTGCGCAGCTCCGAGACCGTGCACAGACGCGCCAACAGCTGCCTGCCCGTCACCGAGACCGGGATGGACTGGGAGCAGAGCCTCGACGCGGTCGAAGCCTGGTATGCGGCCAGACAGAAGCCCAGCCGCGTCCAGATCTACTCGACGGATGATTCCAGCTCGCTGGCCCCCGCGTGTGAAGGGCTCGCTCCGCTGCTCTCGGCCCGCGGCTACACTCCGTCCCAGCCGGTCCTCCTCCTGGCCGGCTCCACCGCCGAGGCGGCCGCTGGGGCCCAGCACCCCGGTGATGTGGCTGCGCCTGGCCTGTCGATCGACGTGAGCGAGCACCCGAGCGACGTGCACTACGCAGCGTGGACAAGTGAGCGGGACCCGGGTTCACTGGAGGCTTTCCGTGGGCTCATCGAAGCTTCGGACCCGTGTGAGTTCGTCACGGCCTATGCCGACCATCCCGACGGGAGCAGGTCCATGGTGGCCGGCTGCCGTGTCGTCGAACGCAGCAAGTGGGGTGTGGTGACGAATCTCGTCACCCATCCGGATCTGCGTCGCCGAGGAGCCGGGCGGTCCGTGGCACGGGCAGCGGCGGTGCTCCTGTCGCGCCGAGGAGTGCGTTCCTACCTCGTCGACATCGACGCCGCCAATGAGGCCTCGCTCAATCTCTTCACATCTCTCGGCGCCACCGTCCGGCATCGCTCCTGGTACGCGACTCGAGGATAGACGGTATGTGCCTCGAGTCCGAGACGCCCCAGTCCTCGCACTCGCCCCAGACCTCGCACTCGACCTAGTCCTCGCATTCGACCTCGTTCACGGGGCGATAGACGGTGACGAAGGAGTCCTTCGAGGCGGCGCCCGATTCGATGTCCTCCATCGTCCGGGTGATCTTGATTGACCACCCCTTCTTGGGCGACTGCGGTGAGCACTCGGACCCCGATTCGGTGATCGAGCCCGGCGAGCTGTAGTCGTACCGGCCGGAGGAATGAGAGTCCACCTTGAGCTTCTTGACCCCGAACACCTTCGCATGGACCTCTCCCCCGGAGAGATACATGTCGAGCACGACCGGAGTCTTCGAGGTGTTCGTGAACTTCATGTCGATCGACGACCAGTCGAGTGTCGCTTCACGCCCTTCCGGGTATCGGGAGATGTAGCGCGAGTGGGCTTGGTGCTCGTCGAGGTCGAATCCGGCGAAGAAGGCCGCGTTGAACAGGGTCGTCGACACCTGTGACACTCCCCCGCCGTAGTCCTCCTTCATCTGTCCGTCGGAGATGACTCCGGCGGGTTTGTACCCGTTGGCCGCTGTCCGCTGCCCGATGGTCTCGTTGAGGGAGAACTGCTCCCCCGGCTGGATGACGGTTCCGGAGACCTTCTTCGCCGCGACCTTGAGGTTGGTGTCGCGGTTGGGCTGT
The Brevibacterium marinum genome window above contains:
- a CDS encoding twin-arginine translocase TatA/TatE family subunit; translation: MLGINGTEMLILVVVALVVIGPKRLPEYAQKLRELVRQMRRMAEGAKDTVRRDFGDEFNDVDWQKLDPRQYDPRRIVREALVEEDSAIRQSKRQEQSSAADDQPTGANDADGEGAGDAEVRPNVLSPIERFQSQAVLRDRSATAPFDTEAT
- a CDS encoding MGMT family protein; the encoded protein is MDEITVERVLRIVELVPEARVVSYGTVGLVASRSPRFVGRVMKEFGSNVTWWRVVNAAGVLPESLLPAARERWDDEGTPHSHEKAHRSAFVDVDELQALWQTRGIDPECR
- a CDS encoding O-methyltransferase, with protein sequence MSAESEGRLSRENAGDLTFSEQYNGPDPLLDAARALSHENGLAPVSQTTAATLTLLARVLSPVAAVEVGTGAGTATLALLRGMPTAGILTSIDTNSTAQAAARDLIDMAGIRHSRLRLMNGRAEDVLQRLAPSAYDMVFIDSEPTNLERMIEPALRLLDTHGLLVIHQTLLKGGVADPVDRSPRTQAARGMLNRLAGQDRLERVLLPIGQGLLLLQKTQR
- a CDS encoding DUF3117 domain-containing protein; translated protein: MAAQKPRTGDGPLEVTKEGRGMVMRLPVEGGGRLVIELSSDEATDLHDTLAQTLGL
- a CDS encoding DivIVA domain-containing protein; the encoded protein is MPLWIVIGVAAAIFVLVIVLAATFNVFSAESAEETEAGWDPLPENFTAEDLDGLSFRPALRGYRMDDVDGTLARLRTRIHELEAAHRQR
- the folP gene encoding dihydropteroate synthase, producing the protein MRDAAQPQPDLGGFTLAHARPGNPAIMAVVNRTTDSFYESAVTAEQAIAAVETAVDEGANIVDIGGVRAGRGRDISIAEEIDRVCPVIEAVARSHPDVLISVDTWRHEVAEAACAAGAGMLNDTWAGVDPELARVAAGHDAGIVCSHTGGLPPRTDAHRNRYGLSAGEVVDRTLEGVIGLAEAARNAGVAAEKIIIDPTPDFGKNSYQSLRLLRGLEAFVQTGFRVLLAISRKDFVGEAIGDVAPDERLSGTIAATALSVAKGAAMIRTHDVRATADAIDVALAITGDAAPKHTVRGLR
- a CDS encoding TIGR00730 family Rossman fold protein — protein: MPHDDQSAETDFYSKGPLRLRGSQVPSTTTDQRLLDSRGTSDWVHQDPWRVLRIQAEFIEGFDSLATIGPAVAMFGSARLGAHTQGYRDACEISRRLVDAGNAIITGGGPGIMEAGNLGAGEAGGVSIGLGIELPFESGLNDHVELGVNFRYFFVRKTMFLKYSRGFVVMPGGLGTLDEFFEALTMVQTGKVTSFPIILFGTAYWQGLIDWMTTTLLAEGTISERDMSLFTLTDDIDEVVDIISTAVDADEEGGLK
- the dapE gene encoding succinyl-diaminopimelate desuccinylase; amino-acid sequence: MTADPSAETDSEFTPTGDLADYLFEALDDTAELTGRLCAIESVSGNERTITDAVAEVLDRISGGPGPDLEILRDADTIVARTQLGHAERIVVAGHLDTVPVEDNLPPRRTHLTGDDYTDEQVIWGRGACDMKAGVAMALVTAAAVREPNRDVTWVFYDHEEVDASLNGLGRVACSHPDWLSGDFAILGEPSNASVEGGCNGTIRVDVSTTGVRAHSARAFMGVNAIHSAAEVLRRLAEHETGTVSVDGLDYRESLSAVSITGGVAGNVVPDACTVAVNYRFAPTRSAAEAEGFLREFFSGFDVVVTDAAEGARPGLDRAIAQDFIDTLGLSPAPKLGWTDVSRFSALGVPAVNFGPGNPLYAHKSDEHVRVTEVEWATSALHSYLEGQ
- the dapD gene encoding 2,3,4,5-tetrahydropyridine-2,6-dicarboxylate N-succinyltransferase; the encoded protein is MTERIVSARGLATVHTDTVLAVWYPTLSTGETHDAAEAAATSLAHKDGLDALVGPDEARGTNAQVVTTTIDLDAGPASAADAYLRLHALSHRVVAPNDVNLDGIFGHLANIVWTSAGACSPEDFEATRARLLASGSVAVYGLDKFPRMTDFVIPAGVRIADADRVRLGAHLAAGTTVMHEGFVNFNAGTLGSAMIEGRISQGVVVGDGSDIGGGASIMGTLSGGGTHRISIGNGSLLGANSGVGISIGDDCIVEAGLYITAGTRISVPGEEETVVKASELSGQNNILFRRNSVTGAVEAISRSSKGIELNPDLH
- a CDS encoding citrate synthase; its protein translation is MPSDASLRIADTELSLPEVPSSAGNNGYRIGSLLNETGAVTYDPGFANTASSSSAITYIDGDAGVLQYRGYPIEQLAEHSNFVEVSYLLIHGELPTQEQYDAFDARLRGHTIVHEDLRRFFRAFPYDAHPMPMVAAAVAALSTFYQDDLDVFDEGQVDTSTFRLLAKMPTIAALAHRKNMGLPVIHPDNSLSLVENFLRVNFGVPAEEYEPDPLAVRAMDQLFILHADHEQNCSTSTVRLVGSSQANLFQSISAGVNALAGPLHGGANSAVLEMLQGISASDDGPEKFMERVKNKEDGVRLMGFGHRVYKNYDPRAKIIKKTADEVLARSGGDPLLEVAQKLEEIALADDYFVERKLYPNVDFYTGLIYKALGFPTNMFTVLFSVGRLPGWIAQWREMINDPETRIGRPRQIYTGAHSRDYTDIDNR